Proteins from a genomic interval of Sulfurimonas sp. HSL3-2:
- a CDS encoding HP0268 family nuclease produces MELKLARVEIDQKPKKIDLKKIEESAEKEGSVIFYFDRENSHKDLLALQDHIEASGKSFYMREVKYGLADSEYMYEVHILA; encoded by the coding sequence ATGGAACTAAAATTAGCTCGTGTTGAAATTGACCAAAAACCAAAAAAGATCGATTTAAAAAAGATTGAAGAGAGTGCAGAAAAAGAGGGATCGGTAATATTTTATTTTGACCGTGAAAACTCACACAAAGATCTTTTAGCACTTCAAGATCACATAGAAGCAAGCGGTAAAAGTTTCTATATGCGTGAAGTAAAGTATGGATTAGCTGACAGCGAGTATATGTACGAAGTTCACATATTAGCTTAA
- the miaB gene encoding tRNA (N6-isopentenyl adenosine(37)-C2)-methylthiotransferase MiaB: MSKKLYIETLGCAMNVRDSEHMIAELNEKDDYVLTDDSKEADLILINTCSVREKPVQKLFSELGVFNKIKKEGAKIGVCGCTASHLGRDIIKRAPYVNFVLGARNVSKISEVLHKDKSVEIDINYDESDFAFKDFRSSPYKAYINISIGCDKQCTFCIVPKTRGDEISIPTDLILKECQKAVDSGAKELFLLGQNVNNYGRRFSGEHEKVNFTELLRRISKIEGLKRIRFTSPHPFHMDDEFLEEFAKNPKICKSMHMPLQSGSSKVLKDMKRGYTKEWFLNRVNKLKEMVPDVSLSTDIIVAFPGESDEDFEDTLDVVRQVEFEQIFSFKYSARPLTEAAEYTNTVDEEVGSERLSTLQDLHTEILDKNVAKQLGKVYEVYFEELRPDGYVAGRSDNNYLVKVKGSDELLGTLADVKITDVGRASLIGEIVK, translated from the coding sequence GTGAGTAAAAAACTCTATATAGAGACTCTCGGCTGTGCTATGAACGTACGCGATTCAGAGCATATGATAGCCGAGTTAAATGAGAAAGACGATTACGTCCTTACAGATGATTCAAAAGAGGCGGATCTTATTCTTATTAACACTTGTTCAGTTCGTGAAAAGCCTGTTCAAAAGCTTTTTTCTGAGCTTGGTGTATTTAACAAAATCAAAAAAGAGGGCGCGAAGATAGGCGTGTGCGGCTGTACTGCATCACATCTAGGCCGTGATATCATCAAACGCGCTCCTTATGTCAACTTTGTCCTGGGTGCGAGAAACGTATCCAAGATAAGCGAAGTACTGCATAAAGACAAATCCGTTGAGATAGATATAAACTACGATGAATCAGACTTTGCTTTTAAAGATTTTCGTTCATCTCCTTACAAAGCCTACATTAACATCTCTATCGGTTGTGATAAACAATGTACATTTTGTATAGTTCCAAAGACTAGGGGTGATGAGATATCGATACCGACGGATCTGATCCTAAAAGAGTGTCAAAAAGCAGTAGACAGTGGAGCAAAAGAACTCTTTTTACTGGGACAGAACGTAAATAATTACGGCAGACGTTTCAGCGGTGAGCATGAGAAAGTGAACTTTACGGAACTTCTGCGCCGTATCTCGAAAATAGAGGGTTTAAAACGTATCCGTTTTACCTCTCCTCACCCGTTTCACATGGATGATGAGTTCTTAGAAGAGTTCGCAAAAAATCCTAAGATATGTAAATCTATGCATATGCCTCTTCAAAGCGGTTCGTCTAAAGTCCTAAAAGATATGAAGCGCGGCTATACAAAAGAGTGGTTTTTAAACCGTGTGAACAAACTCAAAGAGATGGTACCCGATGTAAGCCTGAGTACGGATATCATCGTCGCATTTCCGGGTGAAAGTGATGAAGATTTTGAAGATACGTTAGATGTCGTACGTCAGGTAGAGTTCGAACAGATATTTAGCTTTAAATACTCTGCGCGTCCTCTGACTGAAGCGGCAGAGTATACAAATACCGTCGATGAAGAGGTGGGTTCTGAAAGACTTTCTACTCTTCAGGATCTGCATACTGAGATCTTAGATAAAAATGTTGCAAAGCAGCTTGGAAAAGTCTATGAGGTCTATTTCGAAGAGTTGCGTCCGGATGGATACGTAGCAGGCAGAAGCGATAATAACTATCTTGTAAAAGTCAAAGGAAGCGATGAACTTCTAGGGACTTTGGCGGATGTGAAAATAACGGATGTCGGTAGAGCCTCTTTAATCGGCGAAATAGTAAAGTAG
- a CDS encoding FAD-dependent oxidoreductase, translating into MDKKKLFIIGAGYAGIRTISNLYKCKDVEIYLIDKNSYHYLQTDVYDYLTSQINLSDIAIDLYTYCASYERNVTFLHEEVLRIDLENKKIVTTENRYRYDYLIIASGAQTLLPDSIEGLKENFHGIKSLENALLFKQKFEYFIYKKIENEGKCSLDSNFNIVIAGSGLSGVEIASEMANYSREFYKDTGYLCSGINITLINSHEKLLASNSVFMQKEAEKRLNDLGINIIKNARVTKVTDDCVILNNSQKVDMNFLIWTAGITSSDMVLNMKAAKNKKGQLEVDEYFRLKEHKDVFAVGDNAQMFDPLTKAPLPPTAQVATYSADYISKNIIRELSNKPLQVKSIRLRGFFASLGGRFGCGEVMSFFKFRGKQAYFFKKLIEKTYRFPLHQRCKKGLKKIKELMN; encoded by the coding sequence ATGGACAAAAAGAAACTGTTTATTATCGGTGCCGGATATGCAGGCATTAGGACTATTTCAAACCTCTATAAATGCAAAGATGTAGAGATTTATCTCATCGATAAAAACTCCTATCATTACCTGCAGACGGATGTCTATGATTATCTTACCAGTCAGATAAACCTTTCAGACATAGCAATCGATTTATATACATACTGTGCCAGCTATGAGCGCAATGTGACCTTTTTACATGAAGAGGTCCTGCGCATTGATTTGGAAAATAAAAAAATCGTGACGACAGAAAACCGTTACAGATATGATTACCTCATCATCGCAAGCGGTGCACAGACCCTGCTTCCGGATTCCATCGAAGGTTTAAAAGAGAACTTTCACGGGATAAAATCACTTGAGAATGCTCTTTTATTTAAACAGAAGTTTGAATACTTCATCTACAAAAAGATAGAAAACGAAGGAAAATGTTCACTAGACTCCAACTTCAATATTGTTATCGCCGGCAGCGGTCTCAGCGGTGTCGAGATAGCCTCTGAGATGGCGAACTACTCCAGAGAGTTTTATAAAGACACGGGATATCTTTGCAGCGGTATAAACATAACCCTTATTAATTCACACGAAAAACTCTTAGCTTCCAACTCCGTTTTTATGCAGAAAGAAGCAGAAAAAAGGTTAAATGACCTTGGAATTAACATTATAAAAAATGCTCGCGTGACAAAGGTAACGGATGATTGTGTCATATTGAACAATTCGCAAAAAGTCGATATGAACTTTTTGATCTGGACAGCGGGAATAACCTCAAGCGATATGGTCTTAAATATGAAAGCTGCCAAAAATAAAAAAGGCCAGCTTGAAGTCGATGAGTATTTTAGACTCAAAGAGCATAAAGATGTTTTTGCCGTCGGAGACAATGCGCAGATGTTCGATCCCCTTACAAAAGCCCCTCTTCCGCCTACCGCGCAAGTCGCTACATACAGTGCGGACTATATATCCAAAAACATCATTAGAGAGTTATCTAACAAACCGCTTCAAGTAAAAAGCATAAGACTCAGAGGTTTCTTTGCATCTCTTGGCGGCAGATTCGGTTGCGGTGAGGTGATGAGTTTTTTTAAGTTCAGAGGGAAACAAGCCTATTTCTTTAAAAAACTGATAGAAAAAACCTATAGATTCCCTCTGCATCAAAGATGCAAAAAGGGACTAAAAAAGATAAAGGAGCTTATGAATTAG
- the tilS gene encoding tRNA lysidine(34) synthetase TilS yields MLKTADIELLKRGKNLLAFSGGADSTALFFLLLENNIPFDIAIVDYALREQSKAEVSYAQELALLYEKNCYLFTSESIEQNFEAAARKVRYDFFEEIIYEHGYTNLLTAHHLGDRLEWFLMQLSKGAGCAELNSLKSFTRKEDYSIIRPLLHVEKSELIAYLESNSRRWFEDETNQDLSIKRNEFRHLYVTPLLQKYKEGVLKSFEYIDSDTDELIEDVDLLHQKELYYFRRTSNLKSDIYHIDKVLKQLGIMISSHVRDELKHADEIVVSRKYAVCKTDDHIFIAPYFLHVNMDKEFKERCRVLKVPSKLRTYLFLNQEILETIASL; encoded by the coding sequence ATGCTAAAAACAGCGGATATCGAACTTTTAAAAAGAGGTAAAAACCTCCTTGCCTTCTCGGGAGGAGCAGATTCGACCGCTCTTTTCTTCCTGCTTTTAGAAAACAATATCCCTTTTGATATCGCCATCGTCGATTATGCTCTTAGAGAGCAGAGTAAAGCGGAGGTCTCCTATGCGCAGGAGCTGGCTCTTTTGTATGAGAAGAACTGCTACCTCTTTACCTCGGAATCGATCGAACAAAACTTTGAGGCAGCTGCCAGAAAAGTGCGGTATGATTTTTTTGAAGAGATTATCTACGAGCATGGATATACTAATCTTCTTACAGCCCACCATTTAGGTGACAGACTTGAATGGTTCTTGATGCAGTTAAGCAAAGGAGCCGGATGTGCAGAGTTAAACTCGCTCAAAAGTTTCACAAGAAAAGAGGACTACAGTATCATCCGTCCGCTTTTACATGTAGAAAAAAGTGAACTGATCGCCTACCTTGAATCAAACTCGAGAAGATGGTTTGAAGATGAGACAAATCAAGACCTCAGTATCAAAAGAAATGAGTTTAGACACCTCTATGTAACGCCTCTTTTACAAAAATATAAAGAGGGAGTACTTAAAAGTTTTGAGTATATCGACAGCGACACTGATGAGCTTATTGAGGATGTGGATCTCCTGCATCAAAAAGAGCTGTATTACTTCAGACGCACGAGCAATCTAAAAAGCGATATTTATCATATAGATAAGGTTTTAAAGCAGCTTGGCATTATGATAAGTTCTCATGTCAGAGACGAACTGAAACACGCAGATGAAATCGTGGTCTCAAGAAAGTATGCTGTCTGTAAAACGGATGATCATATATTTATAGCACCATACTTCTTACATGTAAACATGGATAAAGAGTTCAAAGAGAGATGTCGGGTTTTAAAGGTACCCTCAAAACTCAGAACATACCTTTTTTTAAATCAAGAGATATTGGAGACTATCGCGTCACTGTAG
- the nusA gene encoding transcription termination factor NusA, with protein MEKILDIVDAIAHEKGLKPENVIEALKTAFVQTAKRVINPNFTFEADIDNQTKKMHLFQTIIVVADDDERLEDEEISGGYISLSDAKKLDEDVELEDQLQIDHSLEDYGRTAAGRLHNEIEYHVQRLVENELYNKYNSKIGTIVTGRVTLVDSDQNTYIEVDEVRAVLPMKNRIKGEVFKVGDLLKAVVRRVNIDKQNGIQIELSRTSPKFLEQLLALEVPEIADGVVLIEKAARIPGERAKIALLSMHPQVDAVGATVGVKGVRINAVSEELLGENIDCIEYTSIPELFVARVMSPAIISHIEIEKDEKGEAVKAIVTLPSDQKSKAIGKSGINIRLASMLTGMTIELVEQEGSTAQGTAQENEQKESVDALQALFS; from the coding sequence ATGGAAAAAATTTTAGATATAGTCGATGCAATCGCTCATGAAAAAGGTCTAAAGCCTGAAAATGTTATCGAAGCACTTAAAACAGCTTTTGTTCAAACTGCAAAACGTGTAATCAATCCTAATTTTACTTTTGAAGCAGATATTGACAACCAAACAAAAAAAATGCACCTATTTCAAACTATCATAGTTGTAGCAGATGATGATGAAAGACTAGAAGACGAGGAGATATCTGGTGGATATATCTCTTTAAGCGACGCAAAAAAACTTGATGAAGATGTCGAACTTGAAGATCAGCTTCAGATCGATCACAGCTTAGAAGATTACGGACGTACTGCTGCAGGACGCCTGCACAATGAGATCGAGTACCACGTACAAAGACTTGTAGAAAATGAACTGTATAACAAATATAACTCAAAGATCGGTACTATCGTAACAGGACGCGTAACGCTTGTCGATTCAGACCAAAACACTTATATCGAAGTCGATGAAGTACGCGCAGTACTGCCTATGAAAAACCGTATCAAAGGTGAAGTCTTTAAAGTGGGCGACCTTTTAAAAGCGGTAGTCCGCCGTGTCAATATCGACAAACAAAACGGTATTCAGATCGAGCTGTCTCGTACATCTCCAAAGTTCTTAGAGCAGCTTCTGGCATTAGAGGTTCCTGAGATCGCAGACGGTGTCGTCTTAATCGAGAAAGCGGCTCGTATACCGGGTGAAAGAGCTAAGATAGCACTTCTTAGTATGCACCCTCAAGTCGATGCAGTAGGTGCTACTGTAGGTGTAAAAGGTGTACGTATAAATGCTGTAAGTGAAGAGCTGTTAGGTGAGAATATCGACTGTATCGAGTACACTAGCATTCCTGAGCTTTTCGTAGCACGTGTTATGAGTCCTGCGATCATTTCTCACATAGAGATCGAAAAAGATGAGAAAGGCGAAGCGGTAAAAGCGATCGTCACTCTTCCGTCTGACCAAAAAAGCAAAGCGATCGGAAAAAGCGGGATCAACATCCGTCTGGCTTCGATGCTTACGGGAATGACGATCGAACTGGTCGAACAAGAGGGTAGCACTGCGCAAGGTACTGCTCAAGAGAACGAACAAAAAGAGAGTGTAGACGCACTTCAAGCACTCTTTAGCTAA
- the rimO gene encoding 30S ribosomal protein S12 methylthiotransferase RimO — protein sequence MSKKLHIVSLGCTKNLVDTEVMMGRLQNYELTDSQEDADVIIVNTCGFIDAAKEESINTVLNLHDARKDDSLLVMAGCLSERYKEELAKDMPEVDLFTGVGDYEKIDELLANKKSQFSEQVYLIDGAERVVTGSTYHAYIKLSEGCNQQCSFCAIPSFKGKLNSRSLDSVVREVESLVKKGYYDFSFVSQDSSSYLRDQKTIDGLSLLIHRIELIEGVKSARILYLYPSTTSLKLIQNIGKSKIFHNYFDMPIQHINDEMLKTMKRGFGKEKTIELLNAMKALPNSFLRTSFIVGHPGETQEMFDEMCEFAASFGFDRINVFSYSDEETTPAYDMSEKIDKETIQKRAEILGQIALECEMKSLEKEVGKTVDIVIDGESEESEFILSAKELAWAPDIDGELYVNDREVDEDLELGKIYKAKITELIGNKLLCTVDNS from the coding sequence ATGAGTAAAAAACTACATATCGTATCTTTAGGATGTACAAAGAACCTTGTCGATACCGAAGTTATGATGGGGCGCCTTCAAAACTATGAACTGACAGATTCTCAAGAGGATGCCGATGTCATCATAGTAAATACCTGTGGATTTATCGACGCTGCAAAAGAGGAATCGATCAACACTGTCTTAAATCTGCACGATGCTAGAAAAGATGATTCACTTCTTGTTATGGCAGGATGTCTAAGCGAACGTTATAAAGAGGAGCTGGCAAAAGATATGCCAGAAGTCGACCTCTTTACGGGTGTAGGAGATTACGAGAAGATAGATGAGCTTTTAGCAAATAAAAAATCTCAGTTCAGTGAGCAGGTCTACCTTATAGACGGTGCTGAACGTGTCGTAACAGGCTCAACGTACCACGCTTACATCAAACTCTCAGAAGGGTGTAATCAACAGTGCAGCTTTTGTGCGATCCCTTCGTTTAAAGGTAAACTGAACTCCCGTTCACTTGACTCAGTCGTAAGAGAAGTGGAGTCTTTAGTCAAAAAAGGCTACTACGATTTCAGCTTTGTATCTCAAGACAGCAGTTCATACCTGAGAGATCAAAAGACGATCGACGGACTCTCTCTTTTGATCCACAGGATCGAACTTATCGAAGGAGTAAAAAGTGCGAGGATCCTCTATCTTTACCCATCGACGACATCACTCAAACTGATCCAGAACATCGGAAAGTCAAAGATATTCCATAACTACTTCGATATGCCTATCCAGCACATCAACGATGAGATGCTCAAAACGATGAAACGCGGCTTTGGAAAAGAGAAGACTATCGAGCTGCTCAATGCTATGAAAGCACTCCCGAACTCCTTTTTAAGAACGAGTTTTATCGTAGGACATCCGGGAGAGACACAAGAGATGTTTGACGAGATGTGCGAGTTTGCCGCATCTTTTGGATTTGATAGGATCAACGTATTTAGCTACTCTGATGAAGAGACGACTCCTGCATATGATATGAGCGAGAAGATAGATAAAGAGACTATTCAAAAAAGAGCTGAGATATTGGGTCAGATCGCTTTAGAGTGTGAAATGAAGAGTCTTGAAAAAGAGGTCGGTAAAACTGTCGATATCGTGATCGACGGCGAAAGCGAAGAGAGCGAGTTTATACTCAGTGCCAAAGAGCTTGCATGGGCACCAGATATCGATGGTGAACTCTACGTCAACGACAGAGAAGTAGATGAAGACTTAGAGCTTGGTAAGATCTACAAAGCTAAGATCACCGAACTTATCGGCAATAAACTTCTATGTACGGTAGACAACTCTTAA
- a CDS encoding ABC transporter permease produces the protein MILLIKKISYLVLMLLLISVISFLAIHIAPNSFFSAGELNPNMTPEALEKLKAVYGLDKPLLYQYIDWMKNILTLNFGVSFVTGQDVSTEISKRIPITLVINIVSLFLVFFISIYLGIKAALQNGKKTDYMIRQFSLFSFSMPSFYLALLLIILFSVNLNILPFSGLHSMEAKSGIYYYLDMAWHLVLPVGVMTFVGLGSMIIYIRSLTLEILKSDYYFFAKARGLSDKLILKRYILPNLLPPVVTLLGLSLPGLIGGSVILESIFGIDGMGRFFYMSALSRDYPSIMGILMITAFLTLLGNMIADFILFRLNPYAKRG, from the coding sequence ATGATTTTACTGATTAAAAAAATATCATATCTTGTTTTGATGCTTCTGCTTATCTCCGTCATATCTTTTTTGGCTATCCATATCGCACCTAACAGCTTTTTTAGTGCAGGTGAGTTAAATCCCAATATGACACCAGAAGCTCTAGAAAAACTTAAAGCTGTCTACGGTCTGGATAAACCTCTTTTATATCAGTATATAGACTGGATGAAAAATATTTTGACGCTTAATTTCGGTGTTTCGTTTGTAACTGGGCAGGATGTAAGTACTGAGATATCAAAACGTATCCCTATAACGTTGGTCATAAATATCGTATCGCTCTTTTTGGTCTTTTTTATATCGATCTATCTGGGGATAAAAGCGGCACTTCAAAACGGTAAAAAAACCGACTATATGATCCGTCAGTTCTCTTTGTTCTCATTTTCTATGCCCTCGTTTTATCTGGCACTTCTACTGATCATACTTTTTAGCGTAAACCTGAATATCCTGCCGTTTTCAGGGCTTCACTCCATGGAGGCAAAAAGCGGAATATATTATTATCTTGACATGGCTTGGCATCTCGTTCTGCCTGTGGGAGTCATGACTTTTGTAGGACTTGGAAGTATGATCATCTACATCCGTTCTTTAACGTTAGAGATACTAAAGAGCGATTATTATTTCTTTGCGAAGGCAAGAGGACTCAGTGATAAGCTCATACTAAAAAGATATATACTGCCCAATCTTCTGCCGCCTGTCGTCACACTTTTAGGACTCTCTCTTCCTGGTCTTATCGGAGGAAGTGTTATCCTTGAATCGATATTCGGGATAGACGGGATGGGAAGATTCTTCTATATGAGCGCGCTCAGTCGTGATTACCCGTCAATTATGGGGATACTGATGATCACCGCATTTTTAACGTTACTGGGGAATATGATAGCCGATTTCATACTTTTTAGATTAAACCCGTATGCAAAAAGAGGCTAA
- a CDS encoding lysophospholipid acyltransferase family protein: MKKRILRALSLVIVPFVGMLLMRLVYLTNRKIFHLPSRIPEEPVVFAFWHGDLLMQPYLYFQFRKTPKANVLISDHFDGALISKTMKYFHLGTIAGSTNRNAARVLRHAITSLKDGYDIGITPDGPQGPRYHVNDGVVVMAQRTGAKVIVYNCRPTRYWQLGSWDKFVIPKPFGTLEFFASEPIDISAMDLADAKKLIKERLMEHAL, encoded by the coding sequence ATGAAAAAACGCATATTAAGGGCACTCTCTTTAGTCATTGTACCTTTTGTGGGGATGCTGCTTATGCGCCTCGTATACCTCACAAACAGAAAGATATTTCACCTTCCTTCTCGCATACCGGAAGAACCTGTCGTTTTTGCCTTTTGGCACGGCGACCTGCTAATGCAGCCTTACTTGTACTTTCAGTTTCGTAAAACTCCAAAAGCAAACGTACTTATCAGTGATCATTTCGACGGTGCGCTTATCTCTAAGACGATGAAGTATTTTCATCTTGGCACCATAGCCGGATCTACAAACCGCAATGCGGCAAGAGTTTTGAGACATGCGATCACGAGTCTTAAAGACGGGTATGATATCGGTATTACTCCTGATGGCCCTCAAGGGCCTCGTTATCATGTAAATGACGGAGTTGTCGTTATGGCACAGAGAACGGGAGCTAAAGTAATAGTGTATAATTGTAGACCCACACGTTATTGGCAGCTAGGAAGCTGGGATAAGTTCGTCATACCAAAGCCGTTTGGAACATTGGAATTTTTTGCCAGTGAACCCATAGACATAAGTGCGATGGATCTAGCCGATGCAAAAAAACTGATAAAAGAGAGGTTGATGGAGCATGCCCTATAG
- a CDS encoding tyrosine-type recombinase/integrase, whose protein sequence is MKKSALQYKKTFLIYLEKVRGYSDLTLKTYDEAITEALDSIEIEEKPTTTLFNLMPYRIKIASLKQKTIAKKLSAIRSFTEYLNTQGEHITLKADDSIKVAKTLPKPIPHEHIMEALEKADKEERLAVTMLYTLGLRISELAGLKVADIDTDWIRVVGKGNKQRDIPLLGTTGKLLREYLDEMRPKKYLFEKNSRKLSENSLRYIITKVFKRVALKVTPHQLRHSYATVLLNNNARIADVSELLGHSSMATTQIYTKLGSALKMQNYNKAHPLCKEIDDTF, encoded by the coding sequence ATGAAAAAATCAGCTCTTCAATATAAAAAGACCTTTCTAATTTATCTTGAAAAAGTCAGAGGCTACTCTGACCTCACTTTAAAAACCTATGATGAAGCTATCACTGAAGCATTAGACAGCATAGAGATCGAAGAAAAACCGACGACGACACTTTTTAATCTTATGCCCTACCGCATAAAGATAGCCTCTCTCAAACAAAAGACAATAGCAAAAAAACTAAGTGCCATTCGTTCATTTACAGAGTATCTCAACACTCAGGGTGAGCATATAACTTTAAAAGCGGATGATAGTATAAAAGTCGCTAAGACACTTCCCAAACCGATACCTCATGAGCATATTATGGAAGCTTTGGAAAAAGCAGATAAAGAGGAGCGTTTGGCAGTGACTATGCTTTATACGCTAGGTCTTCGTATATCAGAATTGGCAGGCTTAAAGGTTGCAGATATAGATACGGACTGGATACGTGTCGTAGGAAAGGGAAATAAACAAAGAGATATTCCGTTATTAGGAACGACTGGCAAGCTATTAAGAGAATATCTAGATGAGATGAGGCCAAAAAAATACCTTTTTGAGAAAAATAGCCGAAAATTAAGCGAAAATAGTTTAAGATATATCATTACTAAGGTGTTTAAAAGAGTGGCTTTAAAAGTCACTCCCCATCAGTTACGTCACTCGTACGCGACGGTACTTTTAAATAATAATGCAAGAATAGCCGATGTTAGTGAACTTTTAGGCCACTCATCAATGGCAACGACACAAATATATACGAAGCTCGGAAGTGCGCTGAAGATGCAAAACTACAATAAAGCACATCCATTATGCAAGGAGATAGATGATACTTTCTAA